The DNA window AACCATACTGATAAAGATTGCTGTCGATGTTGGGGACGATAAAGCGCACGTCCTGCCCGGCGCCAACGGCTGTGCCTGCGGTTGCCTTCAGTTCGCTACCGTAGGGCACGGCAAAGAGAACATAATGCTTGCCTGCCGTCAGCGGCAGTTCGCTGACCGACACCTCATAGAGACTGCATACGTCAAAAAGAGCCTGATAGTGGTCCAGATAAAGCGCGTCGTCGCAACGGTCGTCGGCATCGAGGACGTGCTTCAGTGAAGAACCGCGTCCTATGACTGTTCCCTCGTAGAGCTGCTGCAGCTTTTCACCATTGGTTATCCCTGCGCCCATGGGTGCAGTCGTGATACCGAACGCGGTTGTGGATGCCTTAAGCATGGACTCAGCTTGATCCGGTGTGATCGTACGCTGCTGCTGGCGCAGATGCGCCACCATACCGGCCGCAATCGGGGTGGAGAAAGAGGTACCCGCATAGTAGGAGTCGCCACCGTTGGGATTCGGCGCGACAACATTAACGCCCAGCAAGCTGATGTCGACCGCAGCGCCAAAATTTGAAAACGAGGCCTGGTCGCCCCAGCGGTCCACTGCACCGACGGTAATGACGCCCTGACAGTTGGCCGGTGTAAACGCACCTGCATCCACCGCCGAGTTTCCAGCAGCAACCACGACGGTAATACCCTTGCTCCGGGCAAAATTGATCGCGTCCTGCATATAGGCCGGGCAGGAACCACTCGCGCCAAGCGACAGGTTGATCACATCTATCTGCACCCCGATGGCAGGCACGCCCAGAGTAGTGTCGCCAGCGGCGTAGCGAACGCCCGTAGCAGCCTCCAGCAGACTGCCGACGCCATCACAGTTCAGCACGCGCACTGCGTAGAGGTTGGCGTCGACCATGCCCGCTATGCTCTGCGCATTGTTTGTTTCAGCGCCGATGATGCTCCCGACCACCTGGCCGTGAAACGAGGTACAGTCCTGGGCGTCATAGTCGAGGTAAGCCGTGCCCGCGGTGCCGTCGCTGGTGAAATTGTAACCGCCGGCCCAACTCAGCTCTGGATGGTTGGTAAATCCACTGTCCAGCACCGCGATATTGACCTCATGGTTTTTGTCAGCCCGCAAGTAGGCCGCCTCAAAGTCTGACTGGCCACGATAGATATCAGTCCGGGCCTGCCAGTGATGCTGTTGCAGATACCAGGTGTCGTTAGGTATGCCGGCAACGCTGGCTGAACGAGTGTAAAACATGCTGCTCATGTCGACAGGCGTCGATGGCAGTGGCTGGGGGACTGCGGTCGGCAAATCCCGCTCCACCGCGAGTACGCCGTCCTGTTGTCGCAGAAGCGCGGCGGTTGCGTCTGCATCTTCCTGCGGGACTGTAACGACCTCATAGTCCGCACCGGCCGCGCTGGAACCGGCACTGAGGGACTGCATGGACACTACGCCTGCGGGCTCCTTCTTGACCACCAGCCTGATTGCAGGACTGCCAGCGGCCACCAGGGATCTGGTAGCTGATTTTGTGGCTGCAACGGATTTCGTGGCCGCAACCGAAAGGCCGGGCAGTGCAAACAGGAGCGCGGCAATTGCCACGATACCCGTGGCTCGGGAGGCAGATTTACTCACAACACCTCCTGGATCGAGCAGCTTCCGCTCGTATCGCTGTTGAGATCGAAACGTGCCAGAAAACGGTACTCCGGTGAATAGGTCCAGGTGCCGTCTGCGCTCGTCTGGCCAAACTGATGATCGCTCTGGTAGCGGGAGTAATGCCCGGCGGCCGCCTCATACCCGAAACTTCCCCCGCTGAGCGATGGCAGGACATCCACTAACTCTGGCTCGAGCGCAGCCAAACGCTGTTGGCCATACAGAGAATGGGTTGCGAGCGACGCCTCAGCCAGCGCCAGAGCATCGGCAAGCTGACTGTCCGCTACAAGCCCGCGCTCATAGAGATCAAGCTGCGCGACGAGCTGGCTGCCGGTAAGCTGGAAATCACCATAGGAAGACTGGCCCACCGGATTGAATTCACGCAGCAGCGTTTGCTTGTCCGCATGCAGAATGCGAGAGCTCAAGTAGAGAAGATCGACCAGGTGGGTATAGAGTTGCTTGTCCGCAGCCAGCGCGAGAAGCAGCTGATGCTGACGGGTAAGTGCCTGTGTGCGCTGGTAGATCGGTTCGGCTGAGCTGTTCTCCACGACGACATTGATCTGGCTCGCCGTGGTTTCACCCGCCGCCAGCGTCAGCGTGCCGGTGACGATACGGTCAACCTCGCTTGCAACCAGGATCAGATTGCCGTCCCGATATTCGGCAGCGACTCCC is part of the Hydrocarboniclastica marina genome and encodes:
- a CDS encoding S8 family peptidase, producing MSKSASRATGIVAIAALLFALPGLSVAATKSVAATKSATRSLVAAGSPAIRLVVKKEPAGVVSMQSLSAGSSAAGADYEVVTVPQEDADATAALLRQQDGVLAVERDLPTAVPQPLPSTPVDMSSMFYTRSASVAGIPNDTWYLQQHHWQARTDIYRGQSDFEAAYLRADKNHEVNIAVLDSGFTNHPELSWAGGYNFTSDGTAGTAYLDYDAQDCTSFHGQVVGSIIGAETNNAQSIAGMVDANLYAVRVLNCDGVGSLLEAATGVRYAAGDTTLGVPAIGVQIDVINLSLGASGSCPAYMQDAINFARSKGITVVVAAGNSAVDAGAFTPANCQGVITVGAVDRWGDQASFSNFGAAVDISLLGVNVVAPNPNGGDSYYAGTSFSTPIAAGMVAHLRQQQRTITPDQAESMLKASTTAFGITTAPMGAGITNGEKLQQLYEGTVIGRGSSLKHVLDADDRCDDALYLDHYQALFDVCSLYEVSVSELPLTAGKHYVLFAVPYGSELKATAGTAVGAGQDVRFIVPNIDSNLYQYGLQVCADDGSACERDTLVELDTSNLARPASCDADGGLASLSRSLAGLWQG